TGACGGCCAGGAGTGCCGCGCCCACGGTGGGCTTCACGCTGCTGCTGGGCCTGATCATGGCGATTGGCCCGCTGTCCATCGACCTGTATCTGCCCGCCTTTCCCGGCATTGCCCGCGAACTGGAGGCCAGCGACGGGCAGGTTCAGTACACGCTGTCGGTGTATCTACTGGGTCTGGCGCTGGGGCAGGCGGCGTATGGCCCCTTGGCCGATAAGTACGGGCGCAAGCTGCCGCTGCTGGCCGGACTGCTGCTGTACGTGGCGGCGGCTCTGCTGTGCGCCTTCGCGCCGTCGGTGGGCACCCTGACGCTGTTCCGGGGGCTTCAGGCACTCGGCGGCGCGGCAGGAGCGGTCATCACCAGTTCGGTGGTGCGCGACCGCTACGAGGGTAAAGCGGCGGCCAGCCTGTTCTCGACCCTGATGCTCGTGACAGGGGTGGCCCCGGCCATTGCGCCCAGCCTGGGCACGTGGCTGCTGACCCTGATGCCCTGGCGCATGCTGTTCGTGGTATTGGCGAGTTTCGCGGCACTGTCGCTGCTGATGGCCGCGCTGTGGCTGCCGGAAACGTTGCCCAGAGCGCAGCGGGCAGGCGTGCGGCTGCGTGACACGGCGGGTGTGTACCTGTCGCTGCTCCGTAATCGCCCATTCCTGTCGTATTCGTTGGCGTCCGGTTTTACCTTCGGGGCGCTGTTCGCGTATATCAGCGGCTCGCCCTTCCTGTTTCTGCAACAACTGCACGTGAGCGCGGGGCTGTACGCCGTGCTGTT
The nucleotide sequence above comes from Deinococcus ruber. Encoded proteins:
- a CDS encoding multidrug effflux MFS transporter, encoding MSAVTARSAAPTVGFTLLLGLIMAIGPLSIDLYLPAFPGIARELEASDGQVQYTLSVYLLGLALGQAAYGPLADKYGRKLPLLAGLLLYVAAALLCAFAPSVGTLTLFRGLQALGGAAGAVITSSVVRDRYEGKAAASLFSTLMLVTGVAPAIAPSLGTWLLTLMPWRMLFVVLASFAALSLLMAALWLPETLPRAQRAGVRLRDTAGVYLSLLRNRPFLSYSLASGFTFGALFAYISGSPFLFLQQLHVSAGLYAVLFGINSLGITLAAQANRALLRRFEPAQVARWAARAAGIVSALLLGSALLHVLSVPLLSVLFFSLLCCVGMLLPNNAALALSSVQTRVGSAAALNGTIQMTLGGLSGTLVGALGGTPVVIMAVILVCVVGVLMCYAVVRRTR